In bacterium, the genomic stretch TCTTTCTTTTTAAAGCATTATATACTTGTTTCCCTGACATTAAAGAAACATCTCTTTCGGGACTTTTCCCCCCAGCAAGAACAATTATTTTCATAACTTTTATTTTAATAGATTGGTTTTTTATGTCAATTTTAAATTGATAAAAGAATATGTGTGTGTTGACAGAAAAATTTTTTGTAGTATAATTTACGATATAATAGTATCAATACGACAATGTAGAAAATGGAAAAGAAAATAAAAGTAATAGAAAAAATAATGGGAATATTTGAAGTATTAGCAGATAGGGGAAAAGAGGGTTGTAGTGTTAGTGAAATCGCAAAGAAATTAAACTTGAAATTAACGACAACTCATTCACTTGTTTCAACTCTATTTTCACTTGGTTATCTTGAAAAAAATATTCAGACAAGAAAATATAAAATTGGAGAAAAACTATTGAATATATTTTTACCTTTTGCTAATAGGAATATTTTACTTAAAGTTTCAGAGCCAGTTATGAAAGCACTTGCAGAAGAAATAAAAGAATCGGTTGTACTTGCAATTTTCTGGAAAGGTGAAAGATATACAATAGCAACTGCATCTTATGACAAACAATTAATATCAGTTAATTTAAACCAATTTATATATAGTTCTTGTTACAGCCAGGCAACAGGTAGAGTTTTACTTTCCTATTTAGATAAAAAGGTGGTTAATGAGTATATAAAAAGAAATGGTTTTCCAAAAGAAAAATGGAATAATATAAGAAATTATAATGACTTACAAAAAGAACTTAAAAAAATAAAAGAAAAGAAAATTGAAATAATAGAGAGAGAAACAGTTGTAGCAATAGCAGTTCCCATTTTTAGCCCTGATGGAAAAGTATGTGCTTCTCTTGGTGTTTATTTACCA encodes the following:
- a CDS encoding IclR family transcriptional regulator C-terminal domain-containing protein gives rise to the protein MEKKIKVIEKIMGIFEVLADRGKEGCSVSEIAKKLNLKLTTTHSLVSTLFSLGYLEKNIQTRKYKIGEKLLNIFLPFANRNILLKVSEPVMKALAEEIKESVVLAIFWKGERYTIATASYDKQLISVNLNQFIYSSCYSQATGRVLLSYLDKKVVNEYIKRNGFPKEKWNNIRNYNDLQKELKKIKEKKIEIIERETVVAIAVPIFSPDGKVCASLGVYLPRIRFKGQRKEKIIKEIKKAGEQITLNLRGEK